A single Bacteroidales bacterium DNA region contains:
- a CDS encoding sulfite exporter TauE/SafE family protein, with translation MEYYNYIIAFFAALAAGFVNAIAGGGTLITFPVLVALGIPPVAANITNTIALCPGYFGGTYAQRKDFLSQKTHLWFVIPSAIIGGICGGVLLLCTSENTFRIFIPYLILTATIILALQKILKNYISKRKPINTSKKSSYFLIIIFVFFSSIYGGYFGAGLGVILMAIFGLIFNDSLIRINALKQATSFCINVTAAIYFCFSGLVNWPITCTMLIAALCGGTLGGKLVNKINPEILRIIIITAGIIISMLFFLK, from the coding sequence ATGGAATATTACAATTATATAATTGCTTTCTTTGCCGCATTGGCTGCAGGTTTTGTTAATGCTATTGCAGGAGGTGGGACATTAATAACATTTCCTGTTTTGGTTGCATTGGGCATTCCTCCGGTTGCTGCAAATATTACAAATACCATTGCTCTTTGTCCCGGCTACTTTGGCGGTACATACGCTCAGCGAAAAGATTTTTTATCGCAAAAAACACATTTGTGGTTTGTTATTCCTTCAGCTATCATAGGTGGAATATGTGGCGGAGTTCTTCTTTTATGCACATCAGAAAATACCTTTCGAATATTTATTCCCTATTTAATTCTAACAGCTACTATAATTCTTGCTTTGCAAAAAATTTTAAAAAATTATATCTCTAAACGAAAACCAATAAATACAAGCAAAAAATCAAGTTATTTTTTAATCATCATTTTTGTTTTCTTCTCATCAATATATGGTGGTTATTTCGGTGCCGGGCTTGGTGTAATTCTAATGGCAATATTCGGGTTAATCTTCAACGACTCGCTTATACGGATTAATGCTTTAAAACAGGCAACATCGTTTTGCATTAATGTTACTGCTGCAATTTACTTTTGCTTTTCAGGTTTGGTAAACTGGCCTATTACATGCACTATGCTCATTGCTGCCCTTTGCGGAGGAACTCTCGGAGGAAAATTAGTTAATAAAATCAATCCCGAAATTTTAAGAATAATTATTATAACTGCTGGAATAATCATTTCTATGTTATTTTTTCTGAAATAA
- a CDS encoding Tex family protein produces MKQEHITCIAKELNIQEKQVENTLSLLTSGATIPFIARYRKEVTGCLDEVQIAAIRDRYNQLIEIDKRRDAIINSIREQEKLTNEIEKQLNEATTLSELEDIYLPFKPKRKTRATIAIAKGLEPLAKIIMSQKNDDINLQASKFINEEKGVKSEEEAISGACDIIAEWINEHQFTRKRLRNLFEKEAIITSKIIKGKETDGANYKNYFDCSERLMKAPSHRVLAMFRGETEGFLKITISPEEQKAIEIIESIFLKANNEASQFVKSAIRDSYKRLLLPSLDTEIRQVSKEKADKEAIKVFTENLKQLLMAPPLGQKSVLAIDPGFRTGCKVVCLDKHGKLLHNETIFPHPPENQVKQSVNKIESLVNAYKIEAIAIGNGTAGRETERFIKSIRFNKPIVALVVNESGASVYSASAIAREEFPEYDVTVRGAVSIGRRLTDPLAELVKIDPKSIGVGQYQHDVNQNELQNSLNDVVESCVNAVGVEINTASKQLLTYVSGVGPALAQNIIDYRNKNGAFKSRKEFRKVTRFGEKVFEQAAGFLRIHDAENILDQSAVHPESYHVVKAMAEKLNCEINDLVANEDVRKKININDFVTETIGIPTLNDIMSELAKPGRDPRKKFDFFEFDNNVHSIKDLKEGMILPGIITNITAFGAFVDIGVHQDGLVHISQLANQFVSNPNDLVKLNQKVKVKVLEIDIDRKRISLSMKDVENIS; encoded by the coding sequence ATGAAACAGGAACATATTACTTGCATTGCAAAAGAATTAAACATACAGGAAAAACAAGTTGAAAACACGCTATCATTGCTTACAAGCGGAGCAACTATTCCTTTTATAGCACGATATCGTAAAGAAGTTACCGGTTGTCTTGACGAAGTACAGATAGCAGCAATTCGCGATAGGTATAACCAGCTTATTGAAATTGACAAACGTCGTGATGCCATCATCAATTCTATCCGCGAACAGGAAAAGCTTACTAATGAAATTGAAAAGCAATTAAACGAAGCCACCACACTTTCAGAACTTGAAGATATTTATTTACCTTTCAAACCAAAACGTAAAACCCGCGCTACCATTGCCATTGCAAAAGGACTTGAACCTCTTGCAAAAATTATCATGTCGCAGAAAAATGATGATATCAATTTGCAAGCTTCAAAATTTATCAATGAAGAAAAAGGCGTAAAATCAGAAGAGGAAGCTATTTCAGGAGCATGTGATATTATTGCTGAATGGATTAATGAACACCAGTTCACCCGAAAACGCTTGCGGAATTTATTTGAGAAAGAAGCTATCATTACTTCAAAAATCATTAAAGGAAAAGAAACAGACGGTGCTAATTATAAAAATTATTTCGATTGCAGTGAACGATTAATGAAAGCCCCATCGCATCGTGTACTTGCCATGTTCCGCGGAGAAACAGAAGGTTTCTTAAAAATTACCATTTCACCTGAAGAACAAAAAGCAATTGAAATAATTGAATCCATATTTCTGAAAGCAAATAATGAAGCGTCACAATTTGTAAAAAGCGCTATACGCGATAGCTACAAGCGACTTCTATTACCTTCACTCGATACCGAAATCCGACAAGTATCAAAAGAAAAAGCAGATAAAGAAGCTATAAAAGTTTTTACAGAAAACCTGAAACAACTGCTGATGGCTCCGCCACTGGGACAAAAAAGCGTATTGGCAATTGATCCCGGATTTAGAACCGGATGTAAGGTTGTGTGCCTTGATAAACATGGGAAACTTTTACATAACGAAACTATATTCCCGCATCCCCCGGAAAACCAGGTAAAGCAATCCGTAAACAAAATTGAAAGTCTAGTAAATGCTTATAAAATTGAAGCTATCGCAATTGGAAACGGAACAGCCGGAAGAGAAACAGAACGGTTTATAAAAAGTATTCGTTTTAATAAACCCATCGTTGCACTTGTTGTAAATGAAAGCGGCGCTTCGGTTTATTCGGCTTCGGCTATTGCACGCGAAGAGTTTCCGGAATACGATGTTACAGTTCGTGGCGCTGTTTCTATTGGCAGAAGATTAACTGACCCATTGGCAGAACTTGTAAAGATTGACCCTAAATCGATTGGCGTTGGGCAATACCAGCATGATGTGAATCAAAATGAATTGCAGAATAGTTTGAATGATGTTGTTGAAAGCTGCGTGAATGCTGTAGGTGTTGAAATCAACACAGCAAGCAAACAACTGCTGACTTACGTATCGGGCGTTGGTCCTGCTTTAGCGCAAAACATTATTGATTACCGGAATAAAAACGGCGCATTCAAATCACGAAAAGAATTCAGGAAAGTTACACGCTTCGGTGAAAAAGTTTTTGAGCAGGCTGCCGGTTTCCTTCGCATTCATGATGCTGAAAACATTCTCGACCAAAGTGCAGTACATCCCGAAAGTTATCATGTAGTGAAAGCAATGGCAGAAAAATTAAATTGCGAAATAAATGATCTGGTTGCGAATGAAGATGTCAGAAAAAAAATAAACATCAACGATTTTGTAACGGAAACCATTGGTATTCCTACATTGAACGATATCATGAGCGAACTCGCGAAACCCGGCCGCGACCCAAGAAAGAAATTCGATTTCTTCGAATTCGATAATAATGTACATTCCATTAAAGATCTAAAAGAAGGGATGATACTTCCGGGCATTATTACCAACATCACTGCTTTCGGTGCTTTTGTTGATATTGGCGTACACCAGGATGGGCTTGTTCACATAAGCCAGCTTGCCAACCAATTTGTAAGCAACCCAAATGATTTGGTAAAACTGAATCAGAAAGTAAAAGTTAAAGTTCTTGAAATCGACATCGACAGGAAAAGGATTTCTCTTTCAATGAAAGATGTTGAAAATATTTCCTGA
- a CDS encoding DUF4476 domain-containing protein: MKNLIFTLALCFSILSLSAHPGISELHLKLYNNCPFFVKIDNVPYNNISSAFKLNLKPGKHSLSVFVLNHVGFNTVPIKIFSGKINIIPNMKIYSIISRHGHYKVIYQINRLNPDDSYNNDGFEYGNFSEEGYNDDMYSEPDNTPYSISDADFISCLSTINNSTFESSKVKIATEAINSNYFTSTQILQILKCFTFESSKLEIAKLAYQKVIDKENFFKVNEAFSFDSSIDELSKFIAG, translated from the coding sequence ATGAAAAATTTAATTTTTACACTCGCACTATGCTTTAGCATTCTTTCGTTATCAGCTCACCCGGGCATCTCAGAACTACATCTGAAGTTATATAATAATTGCCCTTTTTTTGTAAAGATTGATAACGTACCCTATAACAATATTTCTTCAGCTTTTAAACTCAATCTAAAGCCGGGTAAACATAGTTTATCAGTTTTTGTATTAAATCATGTTGGATTTAATACTGTTCCAATAAAAATATTTTCAGGTAAAATAAATATTATTCCTAATATGAAAATATATTCTATTATAAGCAGACACGGGCATTATAAAGTAATTTATCAAATAAATCGCCTTAACCCTGATGATTCATATAATAATGATGGTTTTGAATATGGAAATTTCAGTGAAGAAGGTTACAACGATGACATGTATTCCGAACCAGATAATACCCCTTATTCAATATCTGATGCAGATTTCATTTCCTGCTTAAGCACTATAAATAATTCTACATTTGAAAGCTCAAAAGTAAAAATTGCAACAGAAGCTATCAATTCAAATTATTTTACTTCTACCCAGATTTTACAAATATTAAAATGTTTCACTTTTGAATCTAGCAAACTTGAAATAGCAAAACTGGCTTACCAAAAAGTAATTGACAAAGAAAATTTTTTTAAAGTAAATGAGGCATTCTCCTTCGACAGCAGTATCGATGAACTTAGCAAATTCATTGCAGGGTAA
- a CDS encoding cysteine desulfurase family protein has protein sequence MNKEKRIYLDNAATTPLDGRVLQAMMPLLKDNFGNASSLHSFGTEAKEMLTYSRKKIASYLNASADEIIFTGSGTESNNLALKGIAFANKNKGNHIIVSSIEHDCVLNTCKWLETQGFYVSYLSVNNEGLIDYQELEKLINPKTILVSVMHANNEVGSIQPIDEVGKICKQRKIYFHSDACQSFGKLEIDVVKANIDLLTINAHKIYGPKGVGALYINKEVQISPLLHGGGQEMGIRSSTENIAGIVGFAKAAELCIDEMESETKRISCLRNILAEELQNNYEGFYINGSTTQRLHTNLNFAISGLEGETIRLLLLLDEKGIAVSTGSACSNNDTTKSASHVLQAMGRNQFESRGAIRLSIGRFNTEDDIDYFIESFTNTVKKLNPIFS, from the coding sequence ATGAATAAAGAAAAAAGAATTTATTTGGATAATGCCGCTACAACACCTCTTGATGGACGTGTTCTACAAGCCATGATGCCTTTGCTGAAAGATAATTTTGGAAACGCTTCAAGCCTTCATTCGTTTGGTACTGAAGCAAAAGAAATGCTTACCTATTCAAGAAAGAAAATTGCATCATACCTGAATGCTTCTGCAGATGAAATTATTTTTACAGGCAGTGGTACCGAGTCAAATAACCTGGCATTAAAGGGGATTGCTTTTGCAAATAAAAATAAAGGAAACCATATCATAGTTTCATCAATAGAACATGATTGTGTATTAAATACCTGTAAATGGCTCGAAACACAAGGGTTTTATGTTTCCTATCTGTCCGTTAATAATGAAGGGTTGATCGATTATCAAGAGCTGGAAAAATTGATTAATCCAAAAACCATTTTGGTTTCGGTAATGCATGCAAATAACGAAGTAGGAAGCATTCAGCCAATTGATGAAGTTGGAAAAATTTGCAAGCAACGAAAAATATATTTTCATTCCGATGCTTGTCAAAGTTTTGGGAAACTTGAAATAGATGTTGTAAAAGCAAATATTGATTTACTTACCATTAATGCGCATAAAATTTATGGTCCAAAAGGAGTTGGTGCATTATACATTAATAAAGAAGTTCAAATATCTCCTTTGCTTCATGGTGGTGGTCAGGAAATGGGAATCCGTTCTTCTACTGAGAATATTGCCGGAATTGTTGGATTTGCTAAAGCAGCAGAATTGTGCATTGATGAAATGGAATCAGAAACAAAGCGTATTTCTTGCCTCAGAAATATATTAGCAGAAGAGTTACAAAACAATTATGAAGGTTTTTATATCAATGGAAGTACGACACAGCGATTGCATACGAATTTAAATTTTGCGATCAGTGGATTGGAAGGCGAAACAATCAGGTTATTGCTTTTACTTGATGAAAAAGGAATTGCTGTTTCTACTGGTTCGGCATGTTCGAATAACGATACAACTAAAAGTGCATCGCATGTTTTGCAGGCAATGGGCCGTAACCAGTTCGAATCGCGTGGTGCCATAAGGTTAAGTATTGGTCGCTTCAATACCGAAGATGATATTGATTATTTTATTGAATCTTTTACAAATACAGTAAAAAAATTAAACCCGATATTTTCTTAA
- a CDS encoding Crp/Fnr family transcriptional regulator produces the protein MNKRCEDCLFKKISTQFLSQDEYELIRRTSVQLSFKKNEIIFKQGDKSSNIAFLYSGIVKFKYQITPDRDFVLTVVSGPKLLGGANLFFNETNLFSIEAVEDSEICLINNKALFKIISENNRYFMTILQASVDMYKYSIFNFINLSYKHVNGRIADILLYLSDQVYKSDNFKLCLTRKEISEFAACSPANVMTTINMLHKEGIIKVDSKKIEILDRKKLTEISKLG, from the coding sequence ATGAATAAAAGATGTGAAGATTGCCTTTTTAAAAAAATCAGTACTCAATTTTTATCTCAGGATGAATACGAACTAATAAGAAGAACATCGGTACAACTTTCATTTAAAAAGAATGAAATTATTTTTAAGCAAGGTGATAAATCGTCAAACATTGCCTTCCTGTATTCCGGGATAGTGAAGTTTAAATACCAGATTACCCCGGACAGAGATTTTGTTCTTACCGTAGTTTCGGGGCCAAAGTTACTTGGAGGCGCAAATCTTTTCTTCAATGAAACTAATTTATTTTCAATTGAAGCTGTTGAAGATTCTGAAATTTGTTTGATTAATAATAAAGCTCTTTTCAAAATAATTTCCGAGAATAACCGCTATTTTATGACCATTCTTCAAGCTTCTGTTGACATGTATAAATATTCTATTTTTAATTTCATCAACCTTTCTTACAAGCATGTTAACGGTCGTATTGCAGATATACTGCTTTATCTTTCCGACCAGGTTTATAAAAGCGACAATTTTAAATTATGCCTTACACGCAAGGAAATTAGCGAATTTGCAGCATGCTCACCAGCAAATGTTATGACAACAATAAATATGCTTCATAAAGAAGGAATTATTAAAGTTGACAGTAAAAAAATAGAAATTCTTGATCGTAAAAAATTAACTGAAATTAGTAAACTCGGATAA
- a CDS encoding beta-ketoacyl synthase N-terminal-like domain-containing protein — MSFQFQKNELIAITGSGSVSPLGYDNDLIYSKYLTKDTCIVNKPFNNKIYPVAPISKQAEEQLIKLILENPKCKRIDKTVLMAMKAAKIAFDQSGWSASSARTTGINFGSSRGSTALFEELHEEFLRDRNKKTAISTSPLTTLGYVSNNVASYLNTSGPVINTSITCSTGIQAICNAIAWIRSGMANRFIVGGTEAPITKFTIAQVEALGIYSKLLNEKYPCAPLFIERKGVNTFVLGEGAAALAIEKLNILEVKQRKPLAIIESVGFSYEKPPSLTGLSEDGSLIASSMKMATQQMLTDNNVDLIMLHCPGTVKGDEAELNAVHNVFCNDIPNLFSNKWKIGHSYAASPALSVALGIMCIQNNYSPSFPYATEIKNRQRNIRKVMINATGFGGNATSVIISHPDLFS; from the coding sequence ATGTCATTCCAATTTCAAAAAAATGAGTTAATCGCTATAACCGGTAGCGGTTCAGTTTCGCCACTTGGTTATGACAACGATTTAATATACTCAAAGTATTTAACAAAAGATACGTGTATAGTTAATAAACCTTTTAACAATAAAATTTATCCTGTTGCACCAATATCAAAACAAGCCGAAGAACAGTTAATCAAGCTCATTCTTGAAAACCCAAAATGTAAAAGAATTGATAAGACTGTTCTGATGGCAATGAAAGCTGCAAAGATAGCTTTTGACCAGTCAGGATGGTCAGCTTCTTCAGCTAGAACTACCGGGATTAATTTTGGATCTTCACGAGGATCAACAGCTTTGTTTGAAGAATTACATGAAGAGTTTCTAAGGGACAGAAATAAAAAAACAGCTATCTCAACCTCGCCATTAACAACTTTAGGTTATGTTTCAAATAATGTAGCATCCTACTTAAATACTTCAGGACCGGTAATAAATACTTCAATTACATGTAGCACCGGGATACAGGCTATTTGCAATGCTATTGCATGGATACGTTCGGGAATGGCAAACCGCTTCATTGTTGGTGGAACCGAAGCTCCTATTACAAAATTCACTATTGCACAAGTTGAAGCTTTAGGAATTTATTCAAAATTATTGAATGAAAAATATCCTTGCGCTCCATTATTCATTGAAAGAAAAGGTGTAAACACTTTTGTTTTAGGCGAAGGTGCTGCTGCTTTGGCAATTGAAAAATTAAATATTCTTGAAGTCAAACAACGTAAACCTCTTGCAATAATTGAGTCTGTAGGATTTTCATACGAGAAGCCACCTTCATTAACAGGACTTTCTGAAGATGGTTCTCTTATCGCTTCATCAATGAAAATGGCTACTCAACAAATGCTGACTGATAATAACGTTGATCTGATAATGTTACATTGTCCCGGGACAGTTAAAGGTGACGAAGCCGAACTCAACGCTGTACATAATGTTTTTTGTAATGATATACCAAATTTATTTTCAAACAAATGGAAAATCGGTCACTCTTATGCAGCATCGCCAGCTCTTAGTGTTGCATTGGGAATTATGTGCATACAAAATAATTATTCACCTAGTTTTCCATACGCTACCGAAATAAAAAATCGTCAACGAAATATCCGTAAAGTGATGATTAATGCTACAGGCTTCGGAGGAAATGCCACATCAGTTATTATTTCTCATCCCGACCTATTCAGTTAA
- a CDS encoding GIY-YIG nuclease family protein has product MGHFVYILYSTKADRYYVGETCNLEERLKMHNSGFFKGSFTKQANDWNIVFSLECNDINIARRIELYIKKMKSRKYIENLIHSPDIIKSQFENF; this is encoded by the coding sequence ATGGGGCACTTTGTTTACATTTTATATAGTACAAAAGCTGATCGTTATTATGTTGGTGAAACCTGCAACCTCGAAGAACGTTTAAAAATGCATAACTCAGGGTTTTTCAAAGGTTCTTTCACGAAACAAGCTAATGATTGGAATATTGTTTTTTCATTGGAATGCAATGATATTAATATCGCAAGAAGAATTGAACTGTATATTAAAAAAATGAAAAGCCGCAAATATATTGAAAACCTTATTCATTCACCTGACATTATTAAATCTCAATTTGAAAATTTTTAA
- a CDS encoding GTP-binding protein, translating to MKLLIFAGPPTCGKTTVIRQVIRKIIKKNLKPAYLKIDVLFADEDEQLKNEFGIPTKKIYSGELCPDHCNVVVLDEVVEWAEKEGAEYLFVETAGLCLRCSPYIENSLGIVVLEATSGMNLPRKIGPMLTLADISVVTKIDLISQAEREVFRYRILEAAKDIKVVESNALYGIGIDPIVRDILNTKDIEQPMFLKGNPPVGTCTICVGKKEIGAKNHFGVLRTMEQELFYVGE from the coding sequence ATGAAACTATTAATTTTTGCAGGACCACCAACTTGCGGTAAAACAACAGTAATAAGACAGGTAATAAGAAAAATCATCAAGAAAAATTTAAAACCTGCTTATTTAAAAATTGATGTATTGTTTGCTGATGAAGATGAGCAACTGAAAAATGAATTTGGTATTCCAACAAAAAAAATATATTCAGGTGAACTTTGTCCCGACCATTGCAATGTGGTTGTGCTTGATGAAGTAGTTGAGTGGGCTGAGAAAGAAGGTGCCGAATATCTATTTGTTGAAACAGCAGGTCTTTGCCTTCGATGTTCTCCTTATATCGAAAATTCATTGGGAATTGTTGTTCTCGAGGCAACCAGCGGAATGAATTTACCGAGAAAAATTGGTCCAATGCTGACGTTGGCAGATATTAGCGTTGTTACAAAAATTGATTTGATTTCACAGGCGGAACGTGAAGTGTTCCGTTACCGTATTCTTGAAGCAGCAAAAGATATTAAAGTTGTTGAAAGCAATGCATTGTACGGAATCGGTATTGACCCGATTGTACGCGATATTTTAAATACTAAAGACATTGAACAACCTATGTTCTTGAAAGGAAATCCACCTGTAGGAACTTGTACTATTTGCGTTGGGAAAAAAGAAATTGGTGCGAAAAATCATTTCGGTGTTCTAAGAACAATGGAACAGGAATTATTTTATGTTGGTGAATAA
- a CDS encoding Rrf2 family transcriptional regulator, protein MLSFKTRYAMLALIHLAKEYGNGAILISEIAKGEKIPQRYLENILLDIKKMGIIGSKLGKDGGYFLKKSPNKIDLASVIRHFEGSLALIYCVSEKSYQSCEFCMNEKKCKLRNVFKDIRDYTNKKLSKTKLSDLI, encoded by the coding sequence ATGCTATCATTCAAAACCAGATATGCCATGCTTGCATTAATACACCTGGCAAAAGAATACGGCAATGGCGCCATACTTATCAGTGAAATTGCAAAAGGTGAAAAAATTCCACAGCGTTATTTGGAAAATATTCTTCTCGATATAAAAAAGATGGGCATTATTGGTAGTAAGCTTGGAAAAGATGGCGGATATTTTTTAAAAAAATCTCCCAACAAAATCGACCTTGCATCTGTTATCCGTCATTTTGAAGGTTCGCTTGCCTTGATTTACTGTGTTTCTGAAAAATCATATCAGTCATGTGAATTCTGTATGAATGAAAAGAAATGTAAGCTTCGGAATGTATTTAAAGATATCCGGGATTATACAAATAAGAAACTCAGCAAAACAAAACTTTCCGATTTAATTTAA
- a CDS encoding ATP-binding cassette domain-containing protein, with amino-acid sequence MDINKITVLGGIGKDGNPENVKSFELKMGDIISIVGPTGCGKTTLINDIELFANKNTPSQRRVLINDEPIPEDFSFDPSKHPIALISQHTNFLSDLPVGEFLNIHAKVRGSENIEQMIEETLDFANQLTGEAIIRETSMTELSGGQTRSLLIADAVIIGHSPIILLDEIENAGIHRTKALKLLKKYEKIFVFVTHDPRIALLSDFRIIMEHGAMQKMITTNAEEKMAAIGLKKIDDVMLEFRKLIRAGEEITDLIFSEQIKDLAMSYQIYLKRRNI; translated from the coding sequence ATGGATATAAATAAAATTACTGTATTAGGAGGCATTGGCAAAGATGGAAACCCTGAAAATGTGAAAAGTTTTGAATTAAAGATGGGTGATATAATAAGTATTGTCGGACCTACTGGTTGCGGAAAAACAACATTGATTAACGATATTGAATTATTCGCCAATAAGAATACTCCTTCGCAAAGGAGGGTGCTGATAAATGATGAGCCAATACCTGAAGATTTTTCTTTCGATCCTTCAAAGCATCCCATTGCTTTGATTTCGCAGCATACAAACTTTCTATCTGACTTGCCCGTAGGCGAATTTTTAAATATTCATGCAAAGGTTAGAGGATCTGAAAATATCGAACAAATGATTGAAGAAACACTCGATTTTGCTAACCAGCTTACAGGTGAGGCGATAATAAGAGAAACTTCAATGACTGAATTATCAGGCGGGCAAACACGTTCTTTATTAATTGCCGATGCGGTAATTATTGGTCATTCACCAATCATTTTGCTTGATGAAATCGAAAATGCAGGGATTCATAGAACCAAAGCATTGAAATTATTAAAAAAGTATGAGAAAATATTTGTGTTTGTAACTCATGATCCCCGAATCGCATTGCTTTCAGATTTTAGAATCATAATGGAACATGGTGCAATGCAAAAAATGATTACCACCAATGCCGAAGAAAAAATGGCAGCAATAGGTTTGAAAAAAATTGATGATGTAATGCTCGAATTCAGAAAACTAATAAGGGCAGGAGAAGAGATTACCGATTTAATTTTTAGTGAACAGATAAAAGATTTAGCAATGAGTTATCAAATTTATTTAAAAAGGAGAAACATATGA
- a CDS encoding outer membrane beta-barrel protein, which produces MNSYLKIFTSTILLVFISLASNSQSIRGGLICGFNKTQVDGDEVYGYHKYGLNTGAFASVPIKKKFSFSIEILYNQKGSYQKAWLIDSVKNGAYKLILNYLDVPVLFQYEDKDIIKFGTGFSWGRLVDFGEWEHKQKINWDTPTGPYKKSDIDFIFDVQLRLIQGFSFDMRYAYSVAKIRTRIFLTGEKRNQFNNLITLRLMYTFRDKPMPKPKKDKDKE; this is translated from the coding sequence ATGAATTCTTACTTAAAAATATTTACCTCGACTATTTTACTGGTTTTTATTTCACTTGCTTCGAATTCACAAAGCATCAGGGGCGGATTGATATGCGGGTTTAACAAAACTCAAGTTGATGGTGATGAAGTATATGGCTACCATAAGTATGGTTTAAATACTGGAGCCTTTGCTTCTGTACCTATTAAGAAAAAATTTTCATTCAGTATTGAAATATTATACAATCAGAAAGGCAGTTACCAAAAAGCGTGGCTTATTGATTCAGTAAAAAACGGAGCCTATAAACTTATCCTTAATTACCTTGATGTTCCTGTTCTTTTCCAATATGAAGATAAAGATATCATAAAATTCGGAACAGGTTTTTCCTGGGGACGCCTTGTTGATTTTGGCGAATGGGAGCACAAACAAAAAATTAATTGGGATACCCCTACCGGTCCTTATAAAAAATCGGATATTGATTTTATTTTTGACGTACAGCTTAGACTAATACAAGGTTTTTCATTTGATATGAGATATGCATATTCTGTTGCTAAGATCAGAACGAGAATTTTTCTTACAGGAGAAAAACGCAATCAGTTCAATAACCTTATCACACTAAGGCTTATGTATACTTTCAGGGATAAACCCATGCCTAAGCCGAAAAAGGATAAAGACAAAGAATAA
- a CDS encoding HD domain-containing protein has product MNHKEIIYLTENFVKANLQNAEGGHDWLHTERVRKMALYISEKENSDNFIVELAALLHDIADAKFHNGDENIGPQKAKEFLKTLNVNEKIISEVENVVRYVSFKSENNLYKNKTKEFLVVQDADRLDAMGAIGIARAFNYGGFKNREMYNPEIKPNLNMSKEEYKKSNAPTINHFYEKLLLLKNLMNTDTAKLIAEQRHQFMEIFLEQFYNEINLIKI; this is encoded by the coding sequence ATGAACCATAAAGAAATAATTTACCTAACAGAAAATTTTGTTAAAGCAAATTTGCAAAATGCTGAAGGAGGCCATGACTGGCTGCATACAGAACGCGTCAGGAAAATGGCTTTATATATTTCTGAAAAAGAAAATTCAGATAATTTTATTGTTGAACTTGCTGCTTTACTTCATGATATTGCCGATGCAAAATTCCATAATGGCGATGAAAATATTGGTCCGCAGAAAGCAAAAGAATTTCTGAAAACTTTAAATGTTAATGAAAAAATAATTTCAGAAGTTGAAAATGTTGTTCGTTATGTTTCTTTTAAATCAGAAAACAATTTGTATAAAAATAAAACAAAAGAATTTCTTGTAGTTCAAGATGCCGACAGGCTCGATGCTATGGGAGCTATAGGCATAGCAAGAGCTTTTAATTACGGAGGGTTTAAAAACAGGGAAATGTATAACCCTGAAATAAAACCTAATTTAAATATGAGCAAAGAAGAATATAAAAAAAGTAATGCTCCAACCATTAACCATTTTTATGAAAAACTTTTATTGCTTAAAAACCTCATGAATACTGATACTGCAAAATTAATTGCTGAGCAACGCCATCAATTCATGGAAATATTTCTTGAACAATTTTATAATGAAATCAATCTAATTAAAATTTAA